From the genome of Halorussus caseinilyticus, one region includes:
- a CDS encoding 50S ribosomal protein L16, which translates to MSDKPASMYREISKPPYTRREYITGIPGSKIAQHQMGDLKANKDDYPVQISLVTEEECQIRHGALEASRLSANRHLLKELGEKNYKMMLRKFPHHVIRENKQATGAGADRVSDGMRQAFGKVVGTAARIQRNDRIFTAWCHPEQAPVVKDALRRAYNKISPPCRVKVEKGEKLLVA; encoded by the coding sequence ATGTCGGACAAACCCGCCTCGATGTACCGGGAAATCAGCAAGCCGCCGTACACCCGACGCGAGTACATCACCGGCATCCCCGGTTCGAAGATCGCACAGCACCAGATGGGCGACCTCAAGGCCAACAAGGACGACTACCCCGTCCAAATCAGCCTCGTCACCGAGGAAGAGTGCCAGATTCGACACGGCGCGCTCGAAGCCTCGCGCCTCTCGGCCAACCGCCACCTCCTGAAGGAACTCGGCGAGAAGAACTACAAGATGATGCTCCGCAAGTTCCCCCACCACGTCATCCGAGAGAACAAGCAGGCGACCGGTGCGGGTGCGGACCGTGTTTCCGACGGGATGCGACAGGCGTTCGGTAAGGTCGTCGGCACCGCCGCCCGCATCCAGCGCAACGACCGCATCTTCACCGCGTGGTGCCACCCCGAGCAGGCACCCGTCGTGAAGGACGCGCTCCGGCGCGCCTACAACAAGATTTCGCCGCCGTGCCGCGTCAAGGTCGAGAAGGGCGAGAAGCTTCTGGTCGCGTAA
- a CDS encoding VOC family protein produces the protein MELREVAIFTDDVQTTAKFYEHAVGEPVFAEESKVLFDVEGVEVLVHETYDPADGDLPCEDHYTFAVEDVDEAFARLSGKNLSVYREPADYDWGRSAYFRASDGRIVEITSA, from the coding sequence ATGGAACTACGTGAGGTCGCTATCTTCACCGACGACGTGCAGACGACGGCGAAGTTCTACGAACACGCCGTCGGCGAACCGGTGTTCGCTGAGGAGTCGAAGGTACTCTTCGACGTGGAGGGCGTCGAAGTCCTCGTCCACGAGACCTACGACCCGGCGGACGGCGACCTGCCGTGCGAAGACCACTACACGTTCGCCGTCGAGGACGTGGACGAGGCGTTCGCCCGCCTCTCCGGGAAGAACCTCAGCGTCTACCGCGAACCGGCGGACTACGACTGGGGGCGGTCGGCGTACTTCAGGGCCTCGGACGGACGAATCGTGGAGATTACCTCGGCGTAG
- a CDS encoding ATP-grasp domain-containing protein, with protein sequence MLDLAVAYREETFERMRDPLAERGIAVHHVTAEGRSLSLADPPWSPDEFDAGFVYPSRAMEGGVVDALLDVPWVNGRESILTSRNKAGAIARLGRAGVPVPDSVLVSNPSDESDLLAAFDRFDPPVVVKPNSTTRGVGVAKVGDADSFLGVTDYLDLVHDYRATGDKSFLVQEYLPDATDYRAMVVDGECVGGVERRIPDDADSERWKHNVHRGAVATGVDLPADLRTLAERTADALGIDFLGVDILVTDGRAVVNETNARPTIDAETKYDEGFYDRLAGLVRETAQE encoded by the coding sequence ATGCTGGACCTCGCGGTCGCCTACCGAGAGGAGACGTTCGAGCGCATGCGCGACCCCCTCGCCGAGCGCGGAATCGCGGTCCACCACGTCACCGCGGAAGGCCGGTCTCTCTCGCTCGCGGACCCGCCGTGGTCGCCCGACGAGTTCGACGCCGGGTTCGTCTACCCTTCGCGGGCGATGGAGGGCGGGGTGGTGGACGCGCTTCTCGACGTGCCGTGGGTCAACGGCCGCGAGTCGATTCTGACCTCGCGGAACAAGGCGGGCGCGATTGCGCGACTCGGACGCGCCGGGGTTCCGGTGCCCGACAGCGTCCTCGTCTCGAACCCCTCCGACGAGTCGGACCTGCTGGCGGCCTTCGACCGATTCGACCCGCCGGTCGTTGTCAAACCCAACTCCACGACGCGCGGCGTCGGCGTGGCGAAGGTCGGCGACGCCGACTCGTTTCTCGGCGTGACCGACTACCTCGATTTGGTCCACGACTACCGCGCGACCGGCGACAAGTCCTTCCTCGTACAGGAGTACCTCCCCGACGCCACCGACTACCGCGCGATGGTCGTGGACGGCGAGTGCGTCGGCGGCGTCGAGCGCCGGATTCCCGACGACGCCGACAGCGAACGCTGGAAGCACAACGTCCACCGCGGCGCGGTGGCGACCGGCGTGGACCTCCCCGCGGACCTCCGGACCCTCGCCGAGCGAACGGCCGACGCCCTCGGCATCGACTTCCTCGGCGTTGACATCCTCGTGACCGACGGCCGCGCGGTGGTCAACGAGACCAACGCCCGCCCGACCATCGACGCCGAGACCAAGTACGACGAGGGATTCTACGACCGACTCGCCGGACTGGTTCGGGAGACGGCCCAAGAGTGA
- a CDS encoding Hsp20/alpha crystallin family protein: MRRDDRDDPFDDLFREIERMMNEMMGDDFDMHVERGGTGGQTGFGTETHVDIHEADDVVRVIADLPGVEKDDIDLKCDGEMLTISAVSDHREYDERVRLPAQVDEHSATATYNNGVLEVNFDKAEDSADIDVQ, from the coding sequence ATGAGACGAGACGACCGCGACGACCCTTTCGACGACCTCTTCCGCGAAATCGAGCGCATGATGAACGAGATGATGGGTGACGACTTCGACATGCACGTCGAACGCGGCGGGACCGGCGGCCAGACCGGGTTCGGCACCGAGACACACGTCGATATTCACGAGGCCGACGACGTGGTGCGCGTCATCGCCGACCTCCCCGGCGTCGAGAAAGACGACATCGACCTCAAGTGCGACGGCGAGATGCTGACCATCAGCGCGGTCAGCGACCACCGCGAGTACGACGAACGAGTCCGTCTGCCCGCGCAAGTCGACGAACACTCCGCGACGGCGACGTACAACAACGGCGTCCTCGAAGTCAACTTCGACAAGGCCGAGGACTCGGCGGACATCGACGTGCAGTAG
- a CDS encoding type II glyceraldehyde-3-phosphate dehydrogenase, whose translation MLRVGINGYGTIGKRVADAVRAQPDMEVVGVAKTRPNFEAEQAIEKGYPLYAAVEERVNRFDEAGIELSGMVEELVEESDVVVDACPSGIGEQNSEMYAEYDTPALYQGGESADFVDTSFNARSNFSDANGADHVRVVSCNTTGLSRLVAPLREEYGVEKVRTTLVRRGGDPAQTSRGPINDIVPNPVTLPSHHGPDVNTIFPDLDIDTLGLKVPATLMHMHSVNVTLESEPDAADVRELLEGESRLFVIPEHFDIDGAGKLKEYAQDVGRPRADIWENCVWGESVTMEGDDLYLFQAIHQESDVVPENVDAIRAVTNAADAAESIETTNEALGMGI comes from the coding sequence ATGCTACGGGTCGGAATCAACGGCTACGGGACGATTGGCAAGCGCGTCGCGGACGCAGTACGCGCGCAACCGGACATGGAAGTCGTCGGCGTCGCCAAGACGCGCCCCAACTTCGAGGCCGAGCAAGCTATCGAGAAGGGCTATCCCCTCTACGCCGCCGTCGAGGAACGGGTGAACCGATTCGACGAGGCGGGCATCGAACTCTCCGGGATGGTCGAGGAACTCGTTGAGGAGAGCGACGTGGTGGTGGACGCCTGCCCCTCCGGAATCGGCGAGCAGAACTCGGAGATGTACGCCGAGTACGACACGCCCGCGCTGTATCAGGGCGGCGAGTCCGCGGACTTCGTGGACACCAGTTTCAACGCCCGGTCGAACTTCTCGGACGCTAACGGTGCCGACCACGTTCGGGTCGTCTCGTGTAACACGACCGGTCTCTCGCGTCTGGTCGCGCCGCTCCGAGAGGAGTACGGCGTCGAGAAGGTCCGAACGACGCTGGTCCGGCGCGGCGGCGACCCCGCCCAGACCAGCCGGGGTCCCATCAACGACATCGTTCCGAACCCGGTCACGCTTCCCTCCCACCACGGTCCGGACGTGAACACCATCTTCCCGGACCTCGACATCGACACCCTCGGCCTGAAGGTGCCCGCGACGCTGATGCACATGCACAGCGTCAACGTCACGCTCGAATCCGAACCCGACGCCGCGGACGTTCGGGAGTTGCTCGAAGGCGAGTCGCGCCTGTTCGTCATCCCCGAACACTTCGACATCGACGGCGCGGGCAAGTTGAAGGAGTACGCCCAAGACGTTGGTCGCCCGCGGGCCGACATCTGGGAGAACTGCGTCTGGGGCGAGTCGGTGACGATGGAGGGCGATGACCTCTACCTCTTCCAAGCCATCCATCAGGAGAGCGACGTGGTGCCCGAGAACGTGGACGCGATTCGCGCGGTCACGAACGCCGCCGACGCCGCCGAGAGCATCGAGACGACGAACGAGGCGCTCGGGATGGGCATCTAA
- a CDS encoding CHY zinc finger protein, translating to MDEAGAEREIHGERVRGVGVGPGTRCAHYDSERDVVALRFACCESYFPCFRCHDAAADHDAERLPVESDESAVLCGVCGAELTPREFVDGEHRCPECGVAFNPGCGDHYDRYFDFGE from the coding sequence ATGGACGAAGCGGGGGCGGAACGCGAGATTCACGGCGAGCGAGTCCGCGGCGTCGGCGTCGGACCGGGGACGCGGTGCGCCCACTACGATTCGGAGCGAGACGTGGTGGCCCTGCGGTTCGCCTGCTGTGAGTCGTACTTCCCCTGTTTCCGGTGTCACGACGCCGCGGCGGACCACGACGCCGAGCGCCTGCCAGTCGAGAGCGACGAGTCGGCGGTGCTGTGCGGCGTCTGCGGTGCGGAACTGACGCCGCGGGAGTTCGTGGACGGCGAACATCGGTGTCCCGAGTGCGGTGTCGCGTTCAATCCGGGATGTGGGGACCACTACGACCGCTACTTCGACTTTGGGGAGTAG
- a CDS encoding HVO_0476 family zinc finger protein, with protein MSETAERVAVTCPSCSPDVETVHEVLKEGSGQFTVRCTECSHVHKTAIEREEDVERDVIVSQDGESFTATADAPPEETVAVGEEFVLETPEAIMVVRITDLQLGDEKRTDEAKVEDVETFWTRAVDNVRVNVTINPTDGRRDDSRGVKIDVPGDYEFEVGEVEEFGDEKFEVKSIAVRDDATGYDFNPLGEKGDTAVAKDVKRVYGDDETSSAWSAW; from the coding sequence ATGAGCGAAACCGCAGAGCGCGTCGCGGTGACTTGCCCGTCCTGCTCGCCCGACGTGGAGACGGTCCACGAGGTACTCAAAGAGGGGAGCGGGCAGTTTACCGTGCGCTGTACGGAGTGCAGTCACGTCCACAAGACGGCGATAGAGCGAGAAGAAGACGTAGAGCGCGACGTAATCGTCTCCCAAGACGGCGAGTCGTTCACCGCCACCGCGGACGCCCCGCCCGAGGAAACCGTCGCGGTCGGCGAGGAGTTCGTCCTCGAAACGCCCGAGGCAATCATGGTCGTGCGCATCACCGACCTCCAGTTGGGCGACGAGAAGCGCACCGACGAGGCGAAGGTCGAGGACGTGGAGACGTTCTGGACCCGCGCCGTGGACAACGTTCGAGTCAACGTCACCATCAACCCGACCGACGGCCGCCGCGACGACTCTCGGGGCGTCAAAATCGACGTGCCGGGCGACTACGAGTTCGAGGTCGGCGAAGTCGAGGAGTTCGGCGACGAGAAGTTCGAAGTCAAGTCCATCGCGGTCCGCGACGACGCGACGGGCTACGACTTCAACCCTCTCGGCGAGAAAGGCGACACCGCGGTCGCAAAGGACGTAAAGCGCGTCTACGGCGACGACGAAACGTCGTCGGCGTGGTCGGCGTGGTAA
- a CDS encoding protein-L-isoaspartate(D-aspartate) O-methyltransferase, which produces MFGGGEDEHDRDADDRNRDADDYRTARERMVARLAERESLGESTLAAMRAVPRHEFVPATSRDRAYEDRPLPIGSDQTISAPHMVASMVDSLDLDSGERVLEIGTGCGYHAAVTAEVVGPENVHSVEYHESLARETRERLDRLGYGAISVRVGDGHEGWPEFAPYDAAYLTCAATDFPTAVVEQVRPEGRLLGPINAPAGRSAGQHLVFARRRADGSLDRETRGGVRFVPMQED; this is translated from the coding sequence ATGTTCGGGGGAGGGGAAGACGAACACGACCGGGACGCCGACGACCGAAATCGAGACGCCGACGACTACCGGACCGCCCGCGAGCGGATGGTTGCGCGACTCGCCGAGCGCGAGAGCCTCGGCGAATCGACTCTTGCGGCGATGCGTGCGGTCCCGCGCCACGAGTTCGTTCCGGCGACCAGTCGGGACCGGGCCTACGAGGACCGACCGCTCCCCATCGGGAGCGACCAGACCATCAGCGCGCCCCACATGGTTGCGTCGATGGTCGATTCGCTCGACCTCGATTCGGGCGAGCGCGTCCTCGAAATCGGGACCGGATGCGGCTACCACGCCGCGGTCACGGCCGAGGTGGTCGGGCCAGAGAACGTCCACAGTGTCGAGTACCACGAATCGCTTGCACGAGAGACCCGCGAACGACTCGACCGCCTCGGCTACGGCGCGATTTCGGTCCGGGTCGGCGACGGTCACGAGGGATGGCCCGAGTTCGCGCCCTACGACGCCGCGTACCTGACCTGCGCCGCGACCGACTTCCCGACCGCGGTGGTCGAACAGGTCCGGCCCGAAGGGAGACTACTCGGTCCCATCAACGCTCCCGCCGGTCGCTCGGCGGGCCAGCATCTCGTCTTCGCGCGCCGTCGCGCCGACGGAAGCCTCGACCGCGAGACCCGCGGCGGGGTCCGGTTCGTCCCGATGCAGGAGGACTAA